Part of the Gracilimonas sp. genome, CTATCAGCTCTTGAAGAAAGTCCTATTGTTGGTACTTTGCCCGATCCGGAAGTTGCTTTTGCCTATTTCATCAGTCCGATTGAAACCAGATTGGGACCACAAAAAGCAAGGATTTCACTAACCCAAATGTTTCCCTGGTTTGGGAGCCTCTCAGATAAACGATCAATATCGGAAGCGCAGGCTAAAGCGCAATACGAAGTATTTCAGGAGACCCGAAATCGACTGTTTTATCAAACCGAGAAAGCACTTATTGAACTTTATGAGTTGGACCAAAGCTTGGAGATTGCCAACGAAAACCTCGACATCCTAAACTCATTAGTGGAGATAAGTTTGAGCCGATATGAAACAGATCAGGCTTCGCAGGTGGATGTGTTACGGGCACAAATCGAACAGGAAGACCTGAAGACGCAAATTGCTTTGCTTGAAGACAATCGGAATGTGTTAATTCAAAAAGTGAATGAGCTTTTGAATGCTGAGCAAGAACAGGTGATCACCTTGCCGGATACGTTAATTCCTGAAATGAGTATAGAAAGCGAGCCGGAACTACTGAATAAATTGGTTCAACAAAACCCGGCATTAAATCGCCTTAAATATCAGGAGGACTCCGCCCGCGAAATGAAAACGCTGGCAGTAAAAGACGGGAAACCATCCTTTGGCGTAGGCCTGGATTATATCTTCACCGAAGAACGCTCAGATGTACCAACGCTAGCTGATAATGGTAAAGATGCCATCATGGCCAGAGCCAGTTTCAAAATTCCCCTGTTCCGAAATAAATACAATGCCAAGGTTCAACAAGCAGAGCTGAATATTCAATCAGTACAGTCGCAAATAACAAACAAAGAGAACAAGCTGGAAACAGATTTATCCTCTTCATTGAGGGACTATTATGATGCGCGGCGGCGGTTTGATTTGTATGACCAGAAGCAGATTCAACGAGTTAATCAGGCACTGAGCATTATGACACAGAACTATTCAACCGACAGCTCCAATTTTGAAGAAATTCTACGGATGCAGCGCAAGCTTTTGGGTTATCAGCTTAGCCGCATTCAGGCTTTGGTGGATATGCAGGTTTCATCGGCTTACATCGATTACCTGACGGGCAAACACAACATTAATCTACAATAAATAGACGTGTGATTTGAGCCATGAATAGTGAGAAAAACTAATCACTACTCTAATCTCACAACTCAATACTTACAACTATGAAAACAAAAAACATACTTATTTACTCTGGACTTATACTGGGTGGACTCTTACTCGGCTACCTCTTTTTCGGAGGGACTTCGGAACCACAAACACTTGAAGAGCATATATCAGAAACCCACACTGATGAGGAAGGCAATGTGGTTTATACGTGCAGTATGCACCCTCAGATAAGAGAAAGCGAGCCAGGAAATTGTCCAATTTGTGGCATGGAGTTAATTCCGGCCAATGATCTTGATGACAATGACTCAGAATCGCTCAACCCGAATGCTGTTACATTCTCGAAAGCCGCACTTGCGCTTGCTGAGGTTGAAACCACTCCGGTTAGAAAAGGAGTCCCAGTGGTTGAAACCCGGTTACCTGGCAAAGTGGCTGTAAATCAGAACTTGGTATCGAATGTGACGGCTCACTTCCCCGGTCGTGTTCGGGAGTTATATGTAGATTATACCGGTGATTACGTTCGTAAAGGGCAAAAACTGGTTTCTATTTATTCTTCGGAGTTAATTACGGCACAGAGTGAACTTTTGGAAACAGCCCGATTCAAAGAACAAAACCCTCGATTATATGAGTCTGCCCGGCGAAAGCTATTGCTTTGGGAATTTCCGGAAGAGACCATAAACCAGATTGAACAATCAGGAGAAGTGATGGAAGAGTTAGATTTTTTCTCACCAGTATCTGGCTATGTATCACAGATCAATATCTCTCGGGAAGACCATATTCAGGAAGGTTCAATGCTATACCGGATCGCGAAGCTTTCTGAGGTATGGATTGAATTTGAGGCGTATGAATCGTCAGTCAATAATTTAAAAATCGGAGATAAAATTGATTTTACGGTGAGCTCCATTCCTGGGTATACCTATACCGGGGAAGTCAGCTTTATCCAGCCTTTTTTAAATGATAAATCTCGAACAGTAGAAATACGTATTACTGTGGATAATCCGAGAAATGAGATGAAACCCGGCATGTTTGCTGAAGGAGTTATTTCTTCTCAATCAGACCAAGAACAGCAACTTCTTGTCCCCCGAAGTGCCGTGCTATGGACCGGAGAAAGGTCCATTGTGTTTGTGGATGTTTCCACAGCTGAAACTCCTGCTTTTGAAGCAAGGGAAGTTGTATTAGGCAAAAGGGCTGGTAACGAATATGTAATTGAATCTGGACTGGAAGTTGGTGAGCGTGTGGTATCAAACGGCACATTTAAAGTGGACGCAGCCGCACAGCTTAGCGATAAACTCAGTATGATGAATAGAGAACCGGGCTCAGGAGCAAATCGCGGGGCACACGATCACGGTGCTATGGACATGAATAACGGTGATATGAATGAATCCACTATGGATACAACTGAAGATCATTCAAATCATGAAATGGTTAAAAGCCTTGAGGTAGTAGTACCCCAGTACTTGAAACTTCGGGAGGCACTGTCCAAAGATGATTTTGAAACGGCTAAAGAACATGTCCGAGTGTTCTCAACGGATACATTCAGTGATATTGAAGAGCTCAGAGCCGAGTTCAAATCCATTTCAGAAACGCTTATTTCACGAATTGAAGAAGAAGGATATGAAGGAGCACTGTTCAAGCAATATTGCCCTATGTACGGCGGAGGAAGTACCTGGATAAGTGACAAAGAAGATATTGAAAACCCCTTTTATGGATCTCAAATGCACAACTGCGGAGAAACAGTTGAGCAGATGAATTAATGTATAAATCAAAAACAGAGGTATCATGAAATTAGTAAAAGCATACATACGCCCCATGCTACTTGAAGAAGTGTATAAAGCGCTACGTTCTGAAGGCCATTGTTGCATAACGGTTTTCAGAGGAGAAGGAGCAGGTCAATATACCGATCCTGACTATGCCCATGGCTCTTTGCAATTCCCGGCGATGCACTCCAAAGTTGTGAAAATAGAAATAGCAGCGGTAGACGAAGATGTCAATTCTATTATTGAAATCATTCAACAAACTGCTTCAACAGGTTCGCGCGGAGATGGAATTATATTTGTCATGCCTATTGAGAATATGATTAGAATCAGGGATGGTGAGGAAGGACCTAAAGTAATAGAATAATAGGCTTACACTAAATAAACGGTAAGTATTAATCATCATTGTATAAGCTTACCCCTTAGATAAATGATATTTTAAGTAAAGCAAACATTAACAAAACCATAAGATTATGAAAAAGATAAAATCAATCGCACTGTTACTGGCAATAGGTTTAGGTCTAACTATAACTGCTGTGGCTCAGCAACAAAATATGGAGCAGAAAAAGCAGCAAATGATGACCATGATGCAGGACTCATCTATGCAATCCATGATGATGGATCATATGATGGAAAACCCGGAAATGCGTGCCAAGATGATGCAGAGAATGATGAAATCACAAAAGATGGATCATTCTGAAATGATGGAAAATATGCACTCCATGATGAACAATCCTGAAATGAAAGAACGCATGAAAAAGCATATGGAAATGATGCAATCTATGATGGATGGAGATATGGATCACGCTAAAATGATGAATATGATGGATAACTCATCCATGATGAACATGCATATGATGTGTATGCAAATGATGCAGGGAGGAATGATGGATTCGGGAATGAAAATGAAATCAGATTCTACCGATAATAAAGGTATGAACCATCATTAGTAAAATTAAATGGGGATGCACTTCAAAGTCATCCCCGAATTCTAAAACTTTAAATGATAGCACTATGCATGATTTTCAATTTTTTGGAGGTGGCTGGATGATGTTCTTCTGGTGGTTCTTACTAATTGTTTTGGTCATTGTCTTGGCAAGGCCGTTATTCAAGACAAATCAACAAGAATCTGATAAAGAAACTCCACTTGAGATCCTTAAGCGAAGATATGCAGATGGAGAAATTGATCAAGAGGAATTCGAGAAGAGGAAAAAGGATCTGATGTGATCAAGTATTTAATAATACAATCATTATAGTTTCAAATTTATGAAAAGAAAACAATTTTTACGGAGGATAGGTTTTGGAACGGGTGCATTAGCCCTATCACCTTGGTTAACATCCTGCTTGACTTTTTCTGACGATGAGTTGAAGGGTTCTTTTAAAAACAGATTGCCTTTACCGGGTCAAATAACCGATCCTTCATTTAATTTATCTGCCTCTTCTGCAGAAATAGAGCTGCCAGAATCGCTAAGTCTGGCTGCTTTTCAATTTAATAACTCAGTTCCCGGTCCAACAATTCGCCATGTAAAGGGGCAGGAACTTGACATCAAGTTTACTAATAATATAGGTCAGGAAAGCATTATTCATTGGCATGGACTCATTGTTCCCCCCGAAATGGACGGGCACCCCATAGATGCTATATCAAGCGGTAGTTACAATTATCACTTCAAACTTGATCAAAGAGCCGGTACCTATTGGTATCATCCTCACCCTCACAGAATTACCGGAGAACAAGTTTATCGGGGGTTGGCAGGCTTTTTTATTATTGAAGATGAAGAGGAGAAAGCGCTCAACTTACCCGGTGGTAACTACGAGATACCTCTCGTTATTCAGGATCGGAGAGTTAACGAAAGAGGAGAGGTAATATATAATCCGTCTATGCCCGAACGGATGATGACCGGGTTTTTGGGAGATACAATCTTAATTAACGGAGCACCATCTCCTTACCATGAAGTTGAGCCGGGTGTGTATCGATTAAGAGTCTTAAATGGCTCAAATGCCCGAATTTATAATGTAGCGTTTCAAGATGATCTTTCCTTTATGGTCATCGGCACCGATGGAGGCCTTCTACCTGAAGCTATTGAGACGAATGAATTATTAATGGCCCCCGGGGAAAGAGCAGACATACTGATAGACTTCTATGGATTGAAGAAAAATAGTATTAACCTTATCAGTAAACCATTTGATGTGCCTTCCGGCGGCGGTATGATGGGAATGCAAAACATGATGGGGAGCTCCGGCCCCGAACAAGGCACTGGTTTTGATCTTATGGAATTCAGGATTGATGGAGAATCTAAGCAAGAATCAGTGGACCTTCCCGGTCAGCTGTCTGAATCGACCTTTCCTGAAGCTTCATCTGCTGATCGTACCCGCCCCATTCGGTTGGACATGCAAATGATGAACGGCCATACCATTAATGGGCGTCAGTTTGAGATGGAGCGAGTCGATGAACGTGTAGAGCAAGGAAGTACTGAAATTTGGGAGTTTATCAATAACTCAAACGTACCTCACCCCATGCACGTGCATGCCGTTCAGTTTAAAGTTCTTGATAGAAGTGGAAACAGAGGATTAACGCCTACCGAAACAGGTTGGAAGGACACGGTACTTGTCATGCCCGGCGAGACTGTTAGGATCATCATGAGTTTCAATGCGCCAAAAGGCCTGTACGTTTTTCACTGCCATAACCTGGAGCACGAAGACAACGGCATGATGGCTAACCTGGAGATTATATAACCTTTTGGACACAACAATTAATTTCTGAACTCAATTATTTAAAACTTTGGATAACTAATTATGGAATCTTTACTAACTCCTGAATGGGCTCCCAACATTCACCCACTGATCGTTCATTTTCCTATTGCGCTATTAGTGACGGCTGCATTGGCTAATTTTGTATCTCTTTTTTTTCAAGAAAAATGGTGGGATGAAACAAAGAGTACTATCCTTTATGTAGCAGGAGCACTTTTCGCCGGTGTCACCTATTACAGTGGCACCATTGCTGCAGATACGGTTTTTCTACCGGCTGAAGCACAATCGGTACTAAGTGAGCATTCTGACTGGGCGGAGTATCTTCTATGGTTCTTTGTAATATATGCTCTATTGAGAATCGCCTTTCATTGGTTTGATCTTTTTGAAAAGAAAGCCTTTAGAATCATTGCATTCATTACAGTACTTCCGGGATTATTTATGGTTTTTGAAACCGCGGAGTATGGCGGTAAAATGGTATATGGATATGGAGCCGGAACCGGTCAACTATTACAACAAGAAGAACCAGCTACATCTGAAGGCACCGACAGTACTGCAACGGTTCCATCCTCTTTTATCACTAAAGAAAATGGAGACTGGACCTGGGAGATCAACTCAAATTCAGTAAGTGACCTAATCACTAACTTTCACTGGGTGAACGGTTCTTTACAGGCATTAAAGCCAACTATCACTTCAAGTGGTAATCCGTTATTACAGCTTCAAGCTTCCGGGCAAGCGAATCTATTTGTTACCCATCAATCATACCAAAACATACAAGTTGATTACTACCTCAATCTGGATGATTTAGATGGAGAAATAGAACTCATTCATCACCTGCAGGATGCCGATAACTATGATTTTGTTTCACTGAATTCGGATGGGATTATTCGTCAAGGCAGAATCCAGAACGGGGAAACAACCATTTTCGAAGAAGGCACCTATGAAACCGAGGGTCTGTTATTTCTACGTGTAGTGGCAGATGAAACGCACTTTCGCGGATATATTAACAGAGAGATGAAAGTGCACGGCCACGGAGATGCTCCGAAAAGCGGAAGCGTAGGGCTAAAATTACAAGGCCAGGGATCAGTACTCGTATCTAAAATTGAAATGACGCAACTCTAAAAAACTATACCTATGAAACCATTTATAAAAATATTCGCACTTCTTGTGTTTTTATCAGGAACCGTGATGGCTCAAACAAACCAAAAAGAAACCAAGGTTTTAGAAGCACTTGACAACTTTAAAACCGCCATTGTTGACAACGATTCTGATGCCGCATCAAATGTAATGGCTGATGATGTCTTGATACTGGAAGGCAGCGGAATGGAAACGAAGGAAGAATATCTTTCCCATCACTTTCACTCTGATGGTAAATTTTTGAGTGCCATGGATCGTGAGATACTAACTCAAAAAATCAGCATTGAAGGAAATACAGCATGGGTCAGCACGGTTAGTTCCATGAAAGGAACGTATTCCGAAAGAGAAATAGACCTGACCTCTCTCGAACTTGCTGTATTAAAAAAAGAGGGTTCGGATTGGAAAATTACCGCTATTCACTGGTCATCCCGATAAGCAACAAACGATTTAACTAAACAGAGCAGAATATGAACCACGAACATCACAATCACGAAGACCATAACCACGATAAGGAACAAAACCATGATCATGATGGCCATGAAGGGCACTCCCACCATGAGCACCACAAAATGATGGTGCAGGATTTTAAATTCCGATTTTGGTGGGTGCTTGCACTCACGATTCCGATCATGGCCCTATCACCTATGATCCAGGATTTTCTGGGTGTGGACTGGAGATTCACCGGTGACAGCTGGATTTTAGCTGCGTTATCAACCGTCGTTTACTTCTTTGGCGGATGGCCATTTCTCACCGGCCTGATTGATGAACTTAAGAAAAAGCAACCGGGGATGATGACGCTCATCGGCCTTGCTATTTCTATCGCCTATCTCTATAGCACGGCTGTAATCTTTGGCTTTGAAGGCGACCTGCTCTACTGGGAGCTTTCAACTTTGGTAGGCATTATGCTTTTGGGGCACTGGATCGAAATGCGCTCCGTGATGAGTGCCTCTTCAGCATTGGAGGAGTTGGCAGCACTGATACCGGGTGAAGCCCATCGCGTTAATGAAGATGGGTCTACAGAAGACGTCCCTGTGGAAGAATTACAACAGGGTGATAAAGTGCTCATCAAACCGGGTGAAAAAGTACCCGCTGATGGATTGGTTGTGAAAGGGGAGTCGAGCGTAAACGAAGCTATGTTAACAGGAGAATCCAAGCCGGTTAGTAAAGAAAAAGATGATGAGGTAATTGGCGGGTCTGTAAATGAAAAAGGCTCTCTTACTATACAAATTTCTAAAACCGGGGACGATTCATTCTTATCTCAGGTTATTAGCCTGGTAAGAGAAGCACAGGAAAGTAAGTCTCGCACCCAGGATTTAGCCAATCGGGCTGCTTTTTGGCTGACCATCGTTGCTATTACAGCCGGCCTCATCACCTTTGGAGCCTGGATCTTTTTTACGGGACAAAGCTTTGACTTTGCGATGAACCGAACCGTGGCGGTCATGGTGATTACCTGTCCACACGCGTTAGGCTTGGCTATTCCTTTGGTTGTTTCCCGATCAACCAGTATTGCTGCGACCAATGGATTTCTTATACGCAATCGGTCTGCTTTTGAGCAAGCAAGAAACTTGGATTCCATTATATTCGATAAAACCGGTACGCTGACCGAAGGAACTTTCACGGTAACGGATATTCTGAATTTTGGGGATGGTCACTCCGATGAAGAGATACTCAAGTATGCAGCTTCGCTGGAGAAAAACTCCGAACATCCACTTGCAAAAGGAATCCTCGAAAAAGCCGGCGAAACCTGGGAGCCGGATGAGTTTAATTCCATTACCGGAAAGGGAATTGAAGGCAAGGTAAATGGAAAGTCGGTGAAAGTAGTAAGCCCCGGATATATTCGGGAGCAGGAAATGGAATACCCGACATCTGAAGTTGAAAAGGTATCATCTCAGGGAAAAACGGTGGTTTTTGTGATCATTGAAAATCAATTGACCGGAGCCATTGCTTTGGGAGACCAAATTCGAGAGTCGTCTAAGAATGCGATTGATGCACTGCACAAGATGGGGATTGAGTGCATCATGCTGACAGGCGACAATCAGCAAACGGCTGATTATGTGGCTGGAGAATTAGGCATTGATCAGGTGTTTGCTGAAGTGCTACCGGATGAAAAAGCCGATAAGGTCAAGGAGGTTCAGGGGCAAGGAAAACTTGTGGCCATGACTGGTGATGGCGTCAACGATGCGCCCGCACTTGCACAGGCTGATGTAGGAATTGCAATCGGTGCCGGATCTGATGTGGCCGTTGAAACCGGTGATATTGTACTGGTAAAAGATAACCCTCAAGATGTGACGGCACTTATTAAGCTCTCGAAATCTACCTACAGAAAAATGGTGCAAAACCTGTGGTGGGCTTCCGGATATAATATCGGTGCCATTCCTCTTGCCGCCGGAGTACTGTTTGCCTGGGGTATTATTTTAAGTCCTGCCGTTGGCGCCATTCTGATGTCGCTAAGTACCGTTATTGTTGCAATTAATGCCCGGTTCCTGAAACTCGAAAATTGAAGGATATAAAATGGTAACTAAGTTTATCAAAAGATGGGTTCAAAACTGCGAATCTAACTTTAATATTTTCAAATCACTAAATAAGTATATCAACCCAACAGAATAGAGGAGATACTATGAGAAAACTAAACACTAAGAAATTAGGAATAGCGGTTGGCGCAACAGGCGTGATTCTATACCTGGGCTGTGCCTTGTTGATGATTGTGCTTGGCCAGCAAGGAACTATTTCCTTTTTTAACGCCCTCTTGCACGGTTTTGATACGTCATCAATCATTCGAATGGATATTCCTTTGTGGGAATCACTACTTGGAATTATTCTGACCTTCATTATAGGCTGGATATCTGGGGCAATAGTCGCTGCCACGTATAATTATAGTCTAAACGATTCTGAGAATTGAACGTGATTAGTGAACCTGCCAAAAAAGTAATTTTTTGGGCCTTTATCCTTAATACCGTTTGGGAGTTTGTTCAATGTGGCTTTCTATATGGCATGTGGGACTGGCCTTTTCTCAAGGCTACAGTTTGGATGTGGGGAGCTGTTTTAGGGGATATCATCATTGTATTAGGGCTATGGAGAGCCACCTCAATGCTGACTTCATCCGTGCATCTGGAACCTCGTCTTGGTCGCAAAGGATATATTGTGCTTTTCGGCTTAAGCTTTGCAGCAAGTATTTTTCTTGAATGGGCTGCCATTTTTCTTAGCCTGTGGGAATATACTTCTGCAATGCCTGTGCTAACTATTTTTTCTTATGAGGTTGGCTTATCGCCGATTTTTCAAATTACGGTTCTTCCCGCTTTGAGTATTTTTCTTGCTTCAAAGGGAACTAAAATTTCACGTGTATAAAACATAAACAAGCTTCTAAGACTTATGGGCAATAACTACCTAAGGTTCAGTTTTTAAGTTTAACTGCAAAATTTGATATCTTTAAAACATAACTATGCAAGATCTTTTGCAGCTGATAGTCTATTATTAGCATTCACAAAATTTTAGCTTTGCTCAAGAAAATCCACAAAACAAAGATTTTTAAAATGTCAGCACGACTTCTGCTGATCATATTTGCTATGCATGTTCTAAGTGTGCATAGCCTGGCAGAGTCATTGGTGTATTGTTTTGAAGATAATGGCGATGTAAATGTTGAATCAAAGGCAGAGCTCGGACTATTCTTCAATAGTGAGGCTGAAGTTCACGAAAATGATGGTCATGATCACGAACAAGAAACCGTATTTCACCAAGATGGTGATCACCACAGAGATGTTCCTATTTCTTTACTCTGTGCCAAAGAAGACAAGCTGAATCGCTTTGACCAACAAAAGACAGTTGCTGATCTTAAACGAGCTGTTTTTCAAAAAAGTGAGATCACTCCGGCCTCCCGTTCCCTTCAGCAAACTATTTTCTTACCGCCGGTTATAGAAAATTCTATCACCACCAATCTACAGACCGTAGTACTTCTGAATTAGGCCATACAGCCCCTCCTATACCTAATTCACATTGAGAATGCCCTTCATACTTCACAGGATCATAGTATCCCGTGCGCATTTCTCATCAATCTACAACAGCTAAAAGGCTGAATACTACATGTCAAAATTTATCAAAACGATGCTGCTCATCGGTACGCTCGTGCTTGCTGCGGGTTGCGCTAGCGAACGAACGGTACTTCAAACACCATCTAAAAGCACGCTTATAGAACATGAATCCGAGGACTATTCTTCTCAGATTCTAAACAGAAATTCAAACTCTTCGGCCAATTCGATTACTATTGGCGACACGCTGAGCTATCGAACGGCACTGGCTAAAACGCTCCTCGAAAACCCCGGTCTGCAAAGTTATGCCTGGCAAGTTCGGGTTAAGGAAGCCGAGCGCATTCAAGCTGCTTTGTTGCCCAATCCGGAACTGGAAGCCGAAATGGAAAACTTTGGAGGAACCGGCCCTTTTGAAGGCTATGATTCCAGGGAAACCACAATAAGGCTCAGCCAAAAAGTTCTCTTAGGGGCTGATCGGATGAAACGAAAACGACTGGCCGGTTTAACCACTGAGCTCGCCGGGTGGGATTACGAAACCCAGCGTTTAAATACGCTCACCGGACTCACACAAGCTTATACGTCCGCTTTGGAAGCCCAACTGCAATGGGAGCAACAAAAAGAGTTATTAGATGTTGCCCGACAATTTTATGAAAGCGTGTCGGCGCAAGTCGAAGCCGGAAAAGTTTCAAAACTGGAGCAGACCAAAGCCCAGGTTGAACTCTCTCGTGCACGCATAGATCTGGAAAACAGGCGCAATGCGATGCAATCCGCTTTTACCACACTGGCTTCATTTTGGGGAAGTGATCAGGTTTCGTTTATGGCATTAGAGGGTAAATTGGAGATGCCTGAGTCTATTCCAAATTATCAATCAGTGGCCGAATTTATTGAACGAAACCCGGATGTAGCCCGCTGGTCAACCGAAATTCAGCAACGGGAAGCTTCCCTTTCGTATGAGCGATCCAAAGCCATTCCTGATATAAAAATCAGCGGCGGGTATCGCTGGATGGAAGATCTTGGAGCCGAAGCTGCTTTAGTAGGTGTCTCCATACCTCTTCCATTTTTTGACCGGAACCAGGGGAATGTAAAGGCAGCTCGCTATGAGCTCAACCGTGCAGAAACGT contains:
- a CDS encoding TolC family protein, translated to MKEENRLRNIEYPILSRMGRKSSALFAKHLHALLLIVLLGIIALPFTVQAQTIAEYQQQAAKNNPELKAEYQHYLSALEESPIVGTLPDPEVAFAYFISPIETRLGPQKARISLTQMFPWFGSLSDKRSISEAQAKAQYEVFQETRNRLFYQTEKALIELYELDQSLEIANENLDILNSLVEISLSRYETDQASQVDVLRAQIEQEDLKTQIALLEDNRNVLIQKVNELLNAEQEQVITLPDTLIPEMSIESEPELLNKLVQQNPALNRLKYQEDSAREMKTLAVKDGKPSFGVGLDYIFTEERSDVPTLADNGKDAIMARASFKIPLFRNKYNAKVQQAELNIQSVQSQITNKENKLETDLSSSLRDYYDARRRFDLYDQKQIQRVNQALSIMTQNYSTDSSNFEEILRMQRKLLGYQLSRIQALVDMQVSSAYIDYLTGKHNINLQ
- a CDS encoding efflux RND transporter periplasmic adaptor subunit; this encodes MKTKNILIYSGLILGGLLLGYLFFGGTSEPQTLEEHISETHTDEEGNVVYTCSMHPQIRESEPGNCPICGMELIPANDLDDNDSESLNPNAVTFSKAALALAEVETTPVRKGVPVVETRLPGKVAVNQNLVSNVTAHFPGRVRELYVDYTGDYVRKGQKLVSIYSSELITAQSELLETARFKEQNPRLYESARRKLLLWEFPEETINQIEQSGEVMEELDFFSPVSGYVSQINISREDHIQEGSMLYRIAKLSEVWIEFEAYESSVNNLKIGDKIDFTVSSIPGYTYTGEVSFIQPFLNDKSRTVEIRITVDNPRNEMKPGMFAEGVISSQSDQEQQLLVPRSAVLWTGERSIVFVDVSTAETPAFEAREVVLGKRAGNEYVIESGLEVGERVVSNGTFKVDAAAQLSDKLSMMNREPGSGANRGAHDHGAMDMNNGDMNESTMDTTEDHSNHEMVKSLEVVVPQYLKLREALSKDDFETAKEHVRVFSTDTFSDIEELRAEFKSISETLISRIEEEGYEGALFKQYCPMYGGGSTWISDKEDIENPFYGSQMHNCGETVEQMN
- a CDS encoding P-II family nitrogen regulator — translated: MKLVKAYIRPMLLEEVYKALRSEGHCCITVFRGEGAGQYTDPDYAHGSLQFPAMHSKVVKIEIAAVDEDVNSIIEIIQQTASTGSRGDGIIFVMPIENMIRIRDGEEGPKVIE
- a CDS encoding SHOCT domain-containing protein, encoding MHDFQFFGGGWMMFFWWFLLIVLVIVLARPLFKTNQQESDKETPLEILKRRYADGEIDQEEFEKRKKDLM
- a CDS encoding multicopper oxidase family protein; the protein is MKRKQFLRRIGFGTGALALSPWLTSCLTFSDDELKGSFKNRLPLPGQITDPSFNLSASSAEIELPESLSLAAFQFNNSVPGPTIRHVKGQELDIKFTNNIGQESIIHWHGLIVPPEMDGHPIDAISSGSYNYHFKLDQRAGTYWYHPHPHRITGEQVYRGLAGFFIIEDEEEKALNLPGGNYEIPLVIQDRRVNERGEVIYNPSMPERMMTGFLGDTILINGAPSPYHEVEPGVYRLRVLNGSNARIYNVAFQDDLSFMVIGTDGGLLPEAIETNELLMAPGERADILIDFYGLKKNSINLISKPFDVPSGGGMMGMQNMMGSSGPEQGTGFDLMEFRIDGESKQESVDLPGQLSESTFPEASSADRTRPIRLDMQMMNGHTINGRQFEMERVDERVEQGSTEIWEFINNSNVPHPMHVHAVQFKVLDRSGNRGLTPTETGWKDTVLVMPGETVRIIMSFNAPKGLYVFHCHNLEHEDNGMMANLEII
- a CDS encoding DUF2231 domain-containing protein, which encodes MESLLTPEWAPNIHPLIVHFPIALLVTAALANFVSLFFQEKWWDETKSTILYVAGALFAGVTYYSGTIAADTVFLPAEAQSVLSEHSDWAEYLLWFFVIYALLRIAFHWFDLFEKKAFRIIAFITVLPGLFMVFETAEYGGKMVYGYGAGTGQLLQQEEPATSEGTDSTATVPSSFITKENGDWTWEINSNSVSDLITNFHWVNGSLQALKPTITSSGNPLLQLQASGQANLFVTHQSYQNIQVDYYLNLDDLDGEIELIHHLQDADNYDFVSLNSDGIIRQGRIQNGETTIFEEGTYETEGLLFLRVVADETHFRGYINREMKVHGHGDAPKSGSVGLKLQGQGSVLVSKIEMTQL
- a CDS encoding nuclear transport factor 2 family protein, whose translation is MKPFIKIFALLVFLSGTVMAQTNQKETKVLEALDNFKTAIVDNDSDAASNVMADDVLILEGSGMETKEEYLSHHFHSDGKFLSAMDREILTQKISIEGNTAWVSTVSSMKGTYSEREIDLTSLELAVLKKEGSDWKITAIHWSSR
- a CDS encoding copper-translocating P-type ATPase, translating into MNHEHHNHEDHNHDKEQNHDHDGHEGHSHHEHHKMMVQDFKFRFWWVLALTIPIMALSPMIQDFLGVDWRFTGDSWILAALSTVVYFFGGWPFLTGLIDELKKKQPGMMTLIGLAISIAYLYSTAVIFGFEGDLLYWELSTLVGIMLLGHWIEMRSVMSASSALEELAALIPGEAHRVNEDGSTEDVPVEELQQGDKVLIKPGEKVPADGLVVKGESSVNEAMLTGESKPVSKEKDDEVIGGSVNEKGSLTIQISKTGDDSFLSQVISLVREAQESKSRTQDLANRAAFWLTIVAITAGLITFGAWIFFTGQSFDFAMNRTVAVMVITCPHALGLAIPLVVSRSTSIAATNGFLIRNRSAFEQARNLDSIIFDKTGTLTEGTFTVTDILNFGDGHSDEEILKYAASLEKNSEHPLAKGILEKAGETWEPDEFNSITGKGIEGKVNGKSVKVVSPGYIREQEMEYPTSEVEKVSSQGKTVVFVIIENQLTGAIALGDQIRESSKNAIDALHKMGIECIMLTGDNQQTADYVAGELGIDQVFAEVLPDEKADKVKEVQGQGKLVAMTGDGVNDAPALAQADVGIAIGAGSDVAVETGDIVLVKDNPQDVTALIKLSKSTYRKMVQNLWWASGYNIGAIPLAAGVLFAWGIILSPAVGAILMSLSTVIVAINARFLKLEN
- a CDS encoding DUF5676 family membrane protein, with product MRKLNTKKLGIAVGATGVILYLGCALLMIVLGQQGTISFFNALLHGFDTSSIIRMDIPLWESLLGIILTFIIGWISGAIVAATYNYSLNDSEN
- a CDS encoding TolC family protein — encoded protein: MSKFIKTMLLIGTLVLAAGCASERTVLQTPSKSTLIEHESEDYSSQILNRNSNSSANSITIGDTLSYRTALAKTLLENPGLQSYAWQVRVKEAERIQAALLPNPELEAEMENFGGTGPFEGYDSRETTIRLSQKVLLGADRMKRKRLAGLTTELAGWDYETQRLNTLTGLTQAYTSALEAQLQWEQQKELLDVARQFYESVSAQVEAGKVSKLEQTKAQVELSRARIDLENRRNAMQSAFTTLASFWGSDQVSFMALEGKLEMPESIPNYQSVAEFIERNPDVARWSTEIQQREASLSYERSKAIPDIKISGGYRWMEDLGAEAALVGVSIPLPFFDRNQGNVKAARYELNRAETLRESARIEVQKALQNSYNKLQAALYEAEQLQAEVLPGAQTAYEAAQIGYRQGKFDFLEVLDAQRTLFTSRTRYVQALAELNRAIAHVERLIGTPLNEISTN